The genome window AGGTGCCACACGCCCGCGACCTGCCGACGTACTTCGAGTACGCGACCCGTATCGCGGCCCCGCTGTTGGCCCTCGGCGTCAACTCCCCCTTCTTCCCGCCGGATTTGTACGAAGACGCGCCGCCCGAGGAAATCGTGGACGAGGCGTGGATGGAGAACCGCATCCACGTCTTCGAGTCGGTGTTGAACGCCGACGACCCCGGAAAAGTTCGATTCCCGGACGACATCGAATCGGCGGCGGACGCTATCGACGACGTGGTCGACGACCGTACCATCGTGCCGATGCCCGTCTCCCGCTCGGACCGCTTCGACGACGAATTCGCGCATTTCCGGTTGAAACACGGCACCTACTGGCGGTGGGTTCGTCCGGTGTTCGGCGGGTCCACGCGCGCCGACGCGAACGCGCGCATCGAGTTCCGTCCCATCGCCGCACAACCGACGGTCCGCGACTCCATCGCGTTTCAGGCGGCGTTCGCGGGGCTATTGGAGAGCACGTTCCGCCGGGAGCATCCGGTACACCACCTGGATTGGGTCGTCGCACGGGACAACTTCTACGCCGCCATGCGCGACGGACTCGACGCCGACCTCTACTGGATCACGAATTCCGGTGAGGAGACGACGGAGACGGACGAGTTGTTTAGCGACTTGTTCGCCCACGCGAAGGACGGTCTGCAAGCGCGGGGATTGTCGGACGAACAGGCGGCGAAATACCTCTACCCGCTCCGACAGCGCGCGCGCCACCGTGTGACGCCCGCGGACTGGAAGAAACGGGAGGTAAAAGAACGGCTGGAGGATGGCGAGTCGCTGGAGGATGCTATCTCGGGCATGCAACGCGCCTACATCGACCAACAGAAAGAGACGTTACTCGACGGTAGCTTTACCGACTGGAATTAGAGGACCTCGTCGAAGTCCTTGTGCCCGGTGATATCGACGCCTTCCTCGGTGATCTCGGCGAGGAAGACACCGTTGCCGCTGCCGGTGTCGCGCTCGACGGCGCTCTTGATACCGCGTGCGGCGACGGCCTTCGCTTCCTCGTTCGAGAGACCTTCCTCGTAATCCTGTTCGAGGACACCGTAGGCGAGTTGCATCCCGCTACCCGTGACGGTGTAGTCGTCGGCCATGACGCCACCGGCGGGGTCGAGGCTGTAGATGTGTGCGCCTTCCTCGTCGATACCGCCGAGGATGGGCGAAACCATGAAGAACGGCCCGCTACGGAGCATGTTGCCCGCGAGCGTCGAGAGTGCCTGCATGCTCATCTGCTCGCCGCGTCGGGACTCGTAGAGGTTGGACTCGATGCGCATCGTTCGGATGAACGACTGTGCACCACCGACGGACCCGGCCATCGTCAGTGCGGCCGTCGGGTGAATCTGTTCGACCTTCTGGACGTTCTTGTTGGAGACGAAGCGGCCGCCGAGGCTGGCGCGCATGTCCGTCGCCATGACGACGCCCTCGCCGGTCGTGAGACCGATGGTGGTCGTCCCGGTTTTGTTGACGTTTTTCATATCGTCCTTCGAGAAGTTGTTCTCGGGGAGCGAGCCGATTTCCGGCTCGTACGGGCTGGTGTCGTTGCCGCCGAAACGCTCCAGATTACGCGAGAAGTCGGAACCGTGCATTGGAGTACGCATTACCGGACCGTAGTCCGTCAGCACTGATAAAACCAACCCTTCCGGGGTGTGACTGCCGGAGAAAAACGAACCGCCGATTTCGATTATGCGCGCTTGGTGTTCTCGTAGGTCTTTTCGAGGGAGGCCATTATTCGGTGCATCGGGAACGGAACACCTGCACGTCGAGCGACGAGGGCGACCGGAAGCAGACAGATTCCGGCGAATACACTCATCTGGTACAGGGCAAACAGTGTCGCGCGTCGTATCGGTGCGAACATTGCAACTTCACCCGTCCCTGAGCCGCACCCCTATAAATCCGTTATTGCTCTGGAAATTTCATAACGATTTATATCTCCCGAACGGGGCGCCGCCGTCTATCGATTCAAACTCACTTGTGTAATGCACAATTGTAGACGAATTAGTTCCGGGCGACTACGATGGCCACGCCATTCCAACGTCGTCAATATGCGTAAGTTATGGACATCATTATCGTCTCATGCGCGATATCGTTCCGATTTCGCCACCACGCCGTGCGTGAACACCGTGCACACCACCTCCTGAAATCACACACCACCCCACGAAACCAGCACTCGTACTGTCATCCAACTAGCCGAAAGGATTGACGCGTATGCCCACCAATAGCTATCCGTGAACGTCGTCGTCGAACTTCGACTCCCACGCGAGGAATTCGCACTCCACGAGTTGTTCCAGTATCGTTCCGACGTTCGAATCGAACTGGAACAAATCGTTCCGACACGGGAGTACTCGATTCCCTTCGTCTGGGTCGCGACCGCCGACCCGGCGTTTCTCGATACCGTCGCGTTCGATCAGTCACCCATCGATTCCATGGAGGTTCTCAGCGGAACCGAGAACGGTGCCCTCTGTCGAATCGTTTGGGCGAGCGCGACGGACGGGATTCACGGAATCCTGACCGAAGGCGATCTGACGTTGCTCGATGCCGTCGGGAACGACGATGGCTGGTTGTTCCGGATTCGATTCCCGGATCACGAATCGACGACGAAGTTTCGAGAGGCTTGCGACGACCGCTCGATAACGTACGAAGTTCGCCGGATCTACACCGTGGACGAGTTCCCGACAAAACAGTACGGATTGACCGACGAGCAACGCGAAGCCCTCGCGACGGCCTTCGCGTCGGGTTACTTCCGCGTCCCGCGGGAAACGTCGCTCTCGGAACTCGCCGAGACGCTCGACATCTCCCCGCAGGCCGCCTCGGGACGCCTCAGGCGTGGCTTGGAGCGAATGCTCGGTGCGACGCTGTTTCCCCGGACCGGACCGAGCGAGGTTTCCGAGGGGTAATAAAAGTGAGAACCACTAAACCCCAAGAATTCCCTTACTACTTCACCTTCATCCAGAGGATGTGGGCCATATCGTTTTGTGTACGGATGCCGGGAGGTATCTGACATGAGTCAGGATTCGGACGGTCACGGACCGATTCTCAACGAAGCGAACCACGGCGACGGACGGATCTCTGAGACCGTTATCGACGCGATCACCGAAGTCGTCGAGGACAGTTCGACGGAGATAGAACCCCTGTACGAGAGTATCGACCCCGATGCGCTGGAGGATTTGTTCGACCGACGACCCGGCAAGGACGTTCCGACACGGGTGGAGTTCCGCCACGAGGAGTTCTCCATCGCCGTCGAAGAGAACGGTCGCGTCGTCATCTACGACGCTCGATAGTGTGCCAATACGCTTTTGCTGCCATCCGTTGTCAGCCCCCACATGCCTGACAACGAGTACGACGTGTACCTCGTGCCGACTGGCAAACGGGGTGAGGAACAGAACATCGTGTCACCCGTCGCAGCGACGGACGTGGATTTCTACGAGACGGGTATCTGGGTTCGGCGGAAAGGCGGGCGGAACTTCTTCCCGTACGAACAGATTCGAACCATCAGGGAGCACCACTCGGGCCAGTAAAACGAAACGGGAACCGACACCGGAACGCCTAGTTCGGCTTCAACCCGACGATTTCGCGCGAGAAGATGTCGGCATAGCCCGAGAAGGACATCTTGAGGGAGGGCACGCCGGGGAACGTGAGCGTCTGGATTCCGATCATCGGGCGTTCGACATCCGTTCCCAGACTCCGTAGCGCGCTCTCGATCGCGGTGTACAGTTTTGCGGTTTCCTCGACTTCGAGGTCCGAGCACACCCCGGCCACTCGCGTCGGGAGTTCGGCGATCACGTCGCCGTCCCTGACGACCGCCCAGCCACCGCCCATCTCGTTGACGTGCGAAACCGCACGGCGGAGGTCTTCGCCACTACCGACGGCGATGACGCCGGGCGTCTCCCACGTGAGACTGGTCGCAATCGCACCCTCGATCGGTCCCAGTCCGGTAACGAAGCCGGTGAAACCGGTTCCGTCCCCGTCCGGATGCCGGTCGAGGAGCGTGACTTTCAACAGGCCGTCCTCCGGCGCGGCGACGAGTTCGCCGTCCTCCTCCGGTGGGACGACGTTCGTCTCGCCCGAGAGCAGTCCCTCGCGGTATTCGATGGCGCGAACCTCACCGTCGACGGCCACGTCCGCGGGGACGCGGAACTCGTCCGGGTCGGTGCTGACGTTCACGCTGTCGTAAAAGTGGTCAGGGTACTCGTAGGAACGCGGCGCGACGGCCATCTCGTGGTTGTTGTAGACGACCTCGCCGCCGTTGATCACGGTGGTGACGTTGACGGTTTCCAAGTCGTCGATGAGCAGGATATCGGCGATGTTGCCCGGTGCGAGCGACCCGAGGTTCGACAGGCCGAAGTGGCGGGCGGGGTTGAGCGTCGCCATGCGAATCGCGTCCGCGGGCGAGACGCCCTCCTCTATCGCTCGACGAACAACCACGTCCATGTATCCCTCGCGGACGAGTTCCCGGGGCCACATGCCGTCCGTCGAGAGCGAGATTTCGGCCGCGCCGATCTCCTCGTACGCCTCGCCGACCGCCGACATGTCGTCACGAATCGAGCCACAGCGGCCGACGGCGTGGATACCGTTCTCGACGCGATCGATGATGTCCTCGCCCGTGATCGACT of Haladaptatus sp. R4 contains these proteins:
- a CDS encoding adenine deaminase C-terminal domain-containing protein, which encodes MDSRRRRDTPTEDLYERAHIEGKTVSGHGAGCSGEKLQAFATVVDDDHESITGEDIIDRVENGIHAVGRCGSIRDDMSAVGEAYEEIGAAEISLSTDGMWPRELVREGYMDVVVRRAIEEGVSPADAIRMATLNPARHFGLSNLGSLAPGNIADILLIDDLETVNVTTVINGGEVVYNNHEMAVAPRSYEYPDHFYDSVNVSTDPDEFRVPADVAVDGEVRAIEYREGLLSGETNVVPPEEDGELVAAPEDGLLKVTLLDRHPDGDGTGFTGFVTGLGPIEGAIATSLTWETPGVIAVGSGEDLRRAVSHVNEMGGGWAVVRDGDVIAELPTRVAGVCSDLEVEETAKLYTAIESALRSLGTDVERPMIGIQTLTFPGVPSLKMSFSGYADIFSREIVGLKPN
- the psmB gene encoding archaeal proteasome endopeptidase complex subunit beta, which codes for MRTPMHGSDFSRNLERFGGNDTSPYEPEIGSLPENNFSKDDMKNVNKTGTTTIGLTTGEGVVMATDMRASLGGRFVSNKNVQKVEQIHPTAALTMAGSVGGAQSFIRTMRIESNLYESRRGEQMSMQALSTLAGNMLRSGPFFMVSPILGGIDEEGAHIYSLDPAGGVMADDYTVTGSGMQLAYGVLEQDYEEGLSNEEAKAVAARGIKSAVERDTGSGNGVFLAEITEEGVDITGHKDFDEVL
- a CDS encoding HalOD1 output domain-containing protein; the encoded protein is MSQDSDGHGPILNEANHGDGRISETVIDAITEVVEDSSTEIEPLYESIDPDALEDLFDRRPGKDVPTRVEFRHEEFSIAVEENGRVVIYDAR
- a CDS encoding helix-turn-helix domain-containing protein, which translates into the protein MNVVVELRLPREEFALHELFQYRSDVRIELEQIVPTREYSIPFVWVATADPAFLDTVAFDQSPIDSMEVLSGTENGALCRIVWASATDGIHGILTEGDLTLLDAVGNDDGWLFRIRFPDHESTTKFREACDDRSITYEVRRIYTVDEFPTKQYGLTDEQREALATAFASGYFRVPRETSLSELAETLDISPQAASGRLRRGLERMLGATLFPRTGPSEVSEG